A part of Aegilops tauschii subsp. strangulata cultivar AL8/78 chromosome 2, Aet v6.0, whole genome shotgun sequence genomic DNA contains:
- the LOC109737781 gene encoding ATP-dependent RNA helicase SUV3L, mitochondrial has protein sequence MAAAIAASLIRRTTSSPYRRLLLPTFSHLHRPAPQPPSPWLPSQHRFLSSDAPADPDRKLPPLDPKQLWRELSTTEPATGSSRLPKATWDEVVALTRRFAKDPAIADQALALYIPSSEFPTYARHFRHFIPARLSQESAERLLSLPGEDAHALLLPAFAEYCLNYHADQLRQNKSVMAAADLTAPHTWYPFARAMRRRVVYHCGPTNSGKTHNALARFSAAKSGVYCSPLRLLAMEVFDKVNALGVYCTLRTGQEIKEVPFSNHVACTIEMLSTEELYEVAVVDEIQMMADPVRGYAWSRAVLGIKADEIHLCGDPSVLKIVRKVCADTGDDLEVHQYERFKPLVVEAKPLLGDLKNVRSGDCVVAFSRREIFEVKLAIEKFTKHKCCVIYGALPPETRRQQATLFNEQDNEYDVLVASDAVGMGLNLNIRRVVFYSLSKYNGDKMVPVAASQVKQIAGRAGRRGSVYPDGLTTTFLLDDLDYLIQCLQQPFEEAQKIGLFPCFEQVEMFASQFPNLTFTDLLDKFRDNCRIDKTYFMCQQDSIKKVANMLERVQGLSLKDRYNFCFAPVNIRDPKAMYHLLRFATHYSQSRRVSIAMGMPKGSARNDTELLDLETKHQVLSMYLWLSHHFEEDNFPHVQKAEEMATNIADLLGKSLAKASWKPESRQQAKQRREEIEESDRNAEQASDDDAKDVSKVGYERTRSLPKTFQRTRHGQPSHNSSLNLLA, from the exons ATGGCCGCCGCCATCGCTGCCTCGCTTATCCGCCGCACCACCTCATCGCCGTACCGCCGCCTTCTCCTCCCCACCTTCTCCCACCTCCACCGCCCTGCCCCCCAACCTCCATCCCCATGGCTCCCATCCCAGCATCGCTTCCTCTCGTCCGACGCACCCGCCGACCCTGATCGGAAGCTGCCTCCGCTGGACCCGAAGCAGCTATGGCGCGAGCTCTCCACCACCGAGCCTGCGACGGGCTCGTCGCGCCTCCCCAAGGCCACGTGGGACGAGGTGGTGGCCCTCACCCGCCGCTTCGCCAAGGATCCCGCCATTGCCGACCAGGCCCTCGCGCTCTACATCCCCTCCTCGGAGTTTCCCACGTATGCTCGGCACTTCCGCCACTTCATCCCTGCGCGCCTCTCCCAAGAATCCGCCGAGCGGCTCCTTTCTCTCCCGGGCGAGGACGCGCACGCCCTCCTCCTCCCGGCCTTCGCCGAGTACTGCCTCAACTACCATGCGGATCAGTTGAGGCAGAACAAGTCCGTCATGGCTGCGGCTGACCTCACGGCGCCGCACACCTGGTACCCCTTCGCCCGCGCCATGCGCCGGCGGGTGGTGTACCATTGCGGGCCCACCAACAGCGGCAAGACGCACAACGCACTCGCACGCTTCAGCGCCGCCAAGTCCGGTGTGTACTGCAGCCCGCTCCGGCTCCTCGCCATGGAGGTGTTCGACAAGGTCAATGCACTCGGTGTCTACTGCACCCTCCGCACTGGCCAGGAGATAAAGGAAGTCCCCTTCTCCAACCATGTTGCTTGCACTATTGAGATGCTGTCCACGGAGGAGCTCTACGAAGTCGCCGTGGTTGATGAGATACAGATGATGGCTGACCCTGTGAGGGGCTATGCGTGGTCACGTGCTGTTCTTGGGATCAAGGCAGATGAGATACATCTCTGTGGTGACCCTAGTGTGCTCAAGATTGTTCGTAAGGTCTGCGCAGATACTGGTGATGATTTGGAGGTGCATCAGTATGAGCGGTTCAAGCCACTTGTTGTCGAGGCCAAGCCGCTACTTGGAGACCTCAAGAATGTTCGCTCTGGTGATTGCGTTGTTGCCTTCTCACGCAGAGAGATATTTGAGGTGAAGCTGGCAATTGAGAAGTTTACGAAGCACAAGTGTTGCGTCATATATGGAGCTTTGCCACCGGAGACAAGGCGCCAGCAAGCAACATTGTTCAATGAACAGGATAATGAGTATGATGTTCTTGTAGCGAGTGATGCGGTCGGTATGGGTCTGAACCTTAACATTAGGAGGGTTGTGTTCTATAGCTTGTCCAAGTACAACGGGGACAAGATGGTACCTGTTGCTGCTTCACAGGTAAAACAGATAGCTGGGCGTGCTGGTCGGAGGGGAAGTGTTTATCCAGATGGACTCACAACCACTTTCTTGTTGGATGATTTGGATTATTTAATTCAGTGCCTGCAACAGCCGTTTGAGGAGGCACAAAAAATTGGTCTTTTTCCTTGCTTCGAACAAGTGGAAATGTTTGCCAGTCAGTTCCCCAACCTCACTTTCACTGACTTGTTGGATAAGTTCCGTGACAATTGCCGCATCGACAAGACATACTTCATGTGCCAGCAGGATAGTATCAAGAAGGTTGCTAATATGCTCGAGAGGGTACAGGGTCTCTCCCTCAAGGATCGCTACAATTTTTGTTTTGCGCCAGTTAATATAAGGGATCCGAAAGCCATGTACCATCTTCTGAGATTTGCTACTCATTATAGCCAGAGCCGTCGTGTTAGCATTGCGATGGGAATGCCGAAGGGTTCGGCAAGGAATGACACTGAACTGCTGGATCTCGAGACGAAGCACCAGGTCCTGTCGATGTATTTGTGGCTGTCACACCATTTTGAGGAAGATAACTTTCCTCATGTGCAGAAAGCTGAGGAAATGGCAACGAATATTGCTGATTTGCTTGGCAAGTCACTTGCCAAGGCATCCTGGAAGCCTGAATCAAGACAACAAGCAAAGCAGAGGCGAGAAGAAATAGAGGAGAGTGACAGAAATGCTGAACAGGCGTCAGATGATGATGCAAAGGATGTTTCCAAAGTTGGTTATGAAAGGACGAGGTCGCTTCCTAAAACATTTCAAAG GACAAGACATGGTCAGCCCAGCCATAATTCTTCTTTGAACCTTCTGGCCTGA